In one window of Coralliovum pocilloporae DNA:
- a CDS encoding prolyl-tRNA synthetase associated domain-containing protein, whose amino-acid sequence MAATRADLMAFLDKLGIETNTVDHEPVFTVEESRDLKKAIPGGHTKNLFVKDKKGTLFLVVVLADAIVDMKGLHKKLDCGRLSFGKPDLLEEKLGVTPGSVTPFSIMNDKDQSVTIVLDEAMLTYEILNYHPLKNDATTAIKKDDLISFIRATDHEPLILAISEPAE is encoded by the coding sequence ATGGCTGCCACACGTGCTGACCTCATGGCGTTTCTGGACAAACTGGGCATCGAGACCAACACGGTCGATCATGAGCCGGTTTTCACCGTCGAAGAGTCCCGCGATCTGAAAAAAGCCATTCCGGGCGGGCATACCAAAAACCTGTTTGTAAAAGACAAGAAAGGCACCCTGTTCCTTGTTGTTGTGCTGGCGGATGCGATCGTCGACATGAAAGGCCTGCACAAGAAACTTGATTGCGGGCGTCTCAGTTTCGGCAAGCCTGATCTGCTTGAGGAGAAACTTGGCGTCACACCAGGATCAGTGACACCGTTTTCCATCATGAACGACAAAGACCAGTCGGTCACAATCGTTCTGGATGAGGCAATGCTGACCTATGAGATTCTCAACTATCACCCGCTGAAGAACGATGCGACAACCGCAATCAAGAAAGATGATCTGATCAGCTTCATCCGTGCGACCGATCATGAGCCGCTGATCCTGGCAAT